Proteins from one Methanobrevibacter thaueri genomic window:
- the moaA gene encoding GTP 3',8-cyclase MoaA, which produces MLDGVVLDKYERPILSLRITLTNRCNVNCLYCHHDGMVKSKDEMTADELYTICKIAKKIGVRKIRLSGGEPLLKNDIVEIVERIASLDFKDISMTTNGILLEKYAQELKDAGLDRVNVSLDTLNRETFEFITKKDYLEDAKRGILKAVEVGLYPVKINMVIMKDINQDEIDDMFEFCKENNIVLQLIELIESENCDDDKFSVDYHYKLDDIEKELADIADDVREREFMQGRKKYYINGGEIEVVKPVDNAKFCANCSRLRITPDGKIKPCLLRNDNLVELISHVRNGESEEKLEEIFIKGINKREPFNS; this is translated from the coding sequence ATGTTGGACGGAGTTGTTTTGGATAAGTATGAAAGACCGATTCTTTCACTGAGAATCACATTGACAAACAGGTGTAACGTTAACTGCCTATACTGCCATCATGACGGTATGGTCAAGTCAAAGGATGAGATGACCGCTGATGAACTCTACACCATATGTAAAATAGCCAAGAAGATAGGCGTTAGAAAAATCAGGCTTTCAGGAGGAGAGCCACTCCTCAAGAATGACATCGTTGAAATCGTTGAGAGAATTGCAAGCCTTGACTTTAAGGACATTTCAATGACAACAAATGGAATCCTTTTGGAAAAGTATGCTCAAGAGTTAAAGGATGCCGGTCTTGACAGGGTCAACGTGAGCCTGGATACCCTCAACCGTGAAACATTCGAGTTCATCACCAAAAAGGATTATCTTGAAGATGCAAAAAGGGGAATTCTCAAGGCCGTTGAGGTTGGACTCTATCCCGTAAAGATCAACATGGTCATAATGAAGGACATCAACCAGGATGAGATTGACGACATGTTCGAATTCTGTAAGGAGAACAACATCGTGCTTCAGCTGATTGAACTTATTGAAAGTGAAAACTGTGACGACGACAAGTTCAGTGTGGACTACCACTACAAGCTCGATGACATCGAAAAAGAGTTGGCTGATATAGCTGATGATGTGCGAGAACGTGAATTTATGCAGGGCCGTAAGAAATATTACATTAACGGTGGAGAAATCGAGGTAGTCAAGCCTGTCGATAATGCTAAATTTTGCGCAAATTGCTCCAGATTGAGGATTACACCGGATGGTAAAATCAAGCCATGTCTTTTGAGAAATGATAACCTGGTCGAGTTGATTTCACATGTGAGAAATGGCGAAAGCGAGGAAAAACTAGAGGAAATCTTCATCAAGGGAATTAACAAAAGGGAACCCTTCAATTCCTAA
- the mobB gene encoding molybdopterin-guanine dinucleotide biosynthesis protein B gives MKIVSIVGKKNTGKTSLTVKVIEELTKRGYNVASIKHSHHSIEMDKENTDTWKHKQAGANLVVGVGSTTFFNARKEHDLNRILYLLKHFDDFDFVIIEGYKSYNYPKIITSPDVKDEYTIKEVDSFTITPEEVSELADLIEERGHDIVDTLFANNCGYNDGEVIAGKIRQGELTVDDLDDVKSYLSIDGKVVGLNRFVSDYLKRSVIGVINTLNLKDFGVDDIGKIELLIPNENTPKSPADAECAIKINDKDLEINSFTRTIVSNSIKGMVSAIKTEDNVRTIDIEIMNIEKELIDADISLKTNGHDVEINEFTQGILKETIFAIISSLKVDEKIKEIKIKVEE, from the coding sequence ATGAAAATTGTATCCATAGTAGGTAAGAAAAATACGGGAAAGACCTCTCTAACTGTCAAGGTTATTGAGGAGCTGACAAAAAGGGGCTACAATGTGGCCTCAATAAAGCATTCTCACCACTCAATAGAGATGGACAAGGAGAACACCGACACCTGGAAGCACAAGCAGGCCGGTGCCAACCTGGTGGTGGGCGTCGGGTCAACCACTTTCTTCAATGCCAGAAAGGAGCATGACCTGAACAGAATACTATACCTGCTCAAGCACTTCGACGACTTTGATTTCGTGATAATAGAAGGATACAAGAGTTACAATTACCCTAAGATCATAACCTCCCCAGATGTAAAGGACGAATACACAATCAAGGAAGTGGATTCATTCACAATAACCCCTGAAGAAGTGAGCGAATTGGCCGACCTGATAGAGGAAAGGGGCCATGACATCGTCGACACCCTATTTGCAAACAATTGCGGATACAATGACGGCGAAGTCATCGCAGGAAAAATCCGTCAGGGCGAGCTGACCGTTGACGATCTGGATGACGTGAAAAGTTACCTGTCAATAGACGGCAAGGTGGTCGGCCTCAACAGGTTTGTAAGCGATTACCTCAAACGGAGCGTTATTGGCGTTATAAACACATTGAACCTCAAGGACTTCGGAGTGGACGACATCGGCAAGATAGAACTGCTGATTCCTAATGAAAATACTCCAAAAAGTCCGGCGGATGCGGAATGCGCAATAAAAATCAATGACAAGGACCTTGAAATCAACAGTTTCACAAGGACAATCGTTTCAAATTCCATCAAGGGAATGGTCAGCGCCATCAAAACCGAAGACAACGTCAGGACAATAGATATCGAAATAATGAATATCGAAAAGGAGCTGATTGATGCTGATATCAGCCTTAAGACAAACGGCCATGACGTTGAAATAAATGAATTCACACAAGGAATCCTGAAAGAGACAATATTCGCCATAATCAGCAGCCTGAAAGTTGACGAGAAGATTAAAGAAATAAAAATAAAAGTGGAAGAATGA